The stretch of DNA cttataaatagaaattttttattCACTTGCTTTTCTTCACTACCTTCTATTCATAATCAACTATCTTATTTCTCATATATTCCCCCATTCTCTGTCTCTAAAGGtctttgcaaatgttttattcatttcctcaTCACGATACCTGTGTGTGGAATTTCTCAGCACCTTCTGCATTCATTCACTATTGCTATTTTCTCTGCCCCATATTCACACCTTAGGTGGATTGCTTATCACTGCGGACTTTTCTCCTGCCCAGGCCTACAGATACTGTCTCTGACGgttacttattttctctttatctaaTCTTTCTCTGTTTTGGGCTACCTGTTCTCTACGGTTTCACAGTGCATGTTTACGACTaattattgtatctttttttttttttttttttttttttggttggttgtttgagatggagtctggctctgtcgcccaggctggagtacagtgccgcgatctcggctcactgcaagctctgcctcccgggttcacgccattctcctgcctcagcctcccgagtagctgggactacaggcgcccgccacctcacccagctacttttttgtattttttagtagagacggggtttcaccatgttagccaggatggtctcgatctcctgacctcgtgatccacccgtctcgccctcccaaagtgctgggattacaggcttgagccaccacgcccggccttttttgtatttttagtagagacagggtttcactgtgttagccaggatggcatcgatctcctgacttcgtgatccacccgcctccgcctcccaaagcgctgggattacaggcatgagccaccacgcccggcctattgtaTCTTCTATTCTAGATTTTTATCCTTAGTTTTTCCCTCCATTTATAGGCATGTGAAGTGTAACTTAGCTTCACCTCTATCTTAAAATAATTCTCTTACAGTGTTAACTTGCTTCATTTAATAATGATTTCTCCTATAATGACACTAAACCTCTGTCAAATTTTAGCTTTACCAGAACTCTGTATTGGATGTCATCAGGCCCTCTATGGCTGCATTTCCCTTTGTCTCCCCAAAATGAAAGTCTAAAAATGAGCATAATTTAGGTCTATTTGTACTCTTCCTCCACTTTTCATATTTctgactttttatctttttctttttctttttttgagatggagtctcccattgtcacccaggctggagtgcactgggcACAATttaggctcactgtagcctctgtctcccgggttcaagcaattctcctgcctcagcctcccaagtggctgggactacagatgcccgccaccccacccagctaatttttttttttttgcatttttagtagagatagggtttcactatgttggccaggctggtctcaaactcctgacctcgtgacctgcctgcctcggcctcctgaagtgctggaattacaggtgtgagcctctgtacCTGGTcctttctatcatttttttcagCATAACCAGTGTCCTCCTTTCATCTTAGACCTAAACACTTAATGTATTAGTCAACCAGTTGCTTGTCTAActttattctttaatttgttaACAAAGTCTACCAGTTACTCTTTTTCTACACGTTTTAGATATAACCATTATTTCCATTTCCACTCACTTTATTTCAGCTCAGGtcttaatttattcttctttttttcacaaATGTCTCACTAAATGACCTCTCCACTTACAATTTCCCGGTTTTTACCTATCTACCTCCCCAGACAATGGGTAACTTAATAAAATTTCCCACTTCCTACTTATCAATCTGCAAACATTATCTAATAATACCATGTCAGTGAATGTGCTGGTGATTTAGGCAATTATACAGATTTTTATAAAACTTCATGCAGTACATTGCAAGAATGTATTATTGACTGGTggtaaaatatttgcatagaaAGTTATATATAGTGtaagttatatatatgtgtgtgtgactgtgtgggtATGGGTGGGTGGTACAAACCATGCCCAACTGTAACTATtaggaatgcaaaaaaaaaaaaaaaaaaaaaaaaacccataagaACCAAATATTATCAAACTGTCAAAGTTTAACTCAACTTTCAGCCAGCCTTCTTGTGTTCTGTATTTGCACAGTTATAATCAAACAGTTAAATCTTGCTTATTACATGTTGACTTTCCAGCAGAGAGGTATGTGAAGTcgtaatataaaataagaaaaataggagTCTATCATATCTACAAATGGAAGGAGAATATTAAGGGGAAcagaagcaacaaaaacaaaatattctcatcTGGCGAATAAATCTAATGTAAAATTGGCAGGCTGTGGAGAGAAGAGAAATTTTTCCAGTAGCCCCTTAACAGGACCTTGGCCTTCTGGATTCTTGACTGTGAATCAGAGTGTTCTGGACATGTGATTCTTATAAATCAGTGGGAGGAGACATTTCTCCTCTATCTTCCAACTCACTGTAAATAGCTGAATATATGTTTAATTCTTCATAAACACGATCATCTGGAACCTGATAAGGGGAAAATCATTTCATATCAATCACCACAAATTTCCCATCCCTAGAAGTCTTGCTCAAGAGACTTATCTCATCTACTTTCATCTTTCTGACTCTCACACTCTCTGTCATTACACTCtaattatttctttcagttcCAGAAAACCAGACTGGCTGGCTAAGTGGGCCCAAAAGAAATCATGTCAGTCGATGACAAGTTGGTGAGGTTATTCCTTAGTATATCTGCTGTcttatttatctatctttggaagagagtgaaatttttttttttttgagacagagtctcactatgtcacccaagctggagtgcagtggccacgatctcggctcactgcaacttctgcctcccgggttcaagcaattctcctgcttcagcctcatgagtagctgaaattacaggcgtgcatccccatgccctgctaagttttgtatttttagtagaaacagggttttaccatgttgcccaggctggtctccaattcgtgacctcaaatgattctccagctttagcctcccaaagtgctggaagtataagcatgagccactggcctggctactttttttttttcttttttaagaccaagtctggctctgtcgcccaggctggggtgcagtggcatgaactcggctcacttaacctccacctcttgggctcaagtgattatcctgcatcagcctcctggggAGCTGAAACCTCAGGAACCTGCCAACACACTGGGCTAacgtttccttttttgttttcatttttggtgttttgttttgttgtactttttagtagacaTTTGGTTtcgccatttggccaggctgagtttcgaactcctgacttcaaatgatccaccctcctcggcctcacgaagtgctgggattacaggcgtgagccaccgtgcccagcctggaggagAGTGATTTTAAAAGGTGGCTAGACTTAAATGCCTCAGGAAAGTGGACAGATGGACAGAGTATGTTTCATCCATCAGACATGGGCAAGTATGTGAGCACCAGGTGCTGGTGGTTCTCATCAAAGGTATAATGGATGGATGAGGCAAGTGGAAACGGTTGGTCGCCATGaatcagaaaggaaagaatattgAGGTTTCAGAGcaagttggaaaggaaaagtcaagaaataaaggaataaaacagaaacaggaaTAGGCGGTTACTTCTGGGGCAGAAAACAAGGCCAGATACCTGGGTGATTTCCTCACAAGCCTCCTGCACATGCGTCTCTCATGCTCCACACACTTTAAGGCATCCATATTTTCTAACATTATACAGATCCTATTATCCCAACCCTCATTCAGAGGGATAGCCTATGAAATGTGTGCTACTTATGAgtataaaatgtgatttaaaatgtgagatttggaaaccaaaataataaaacttggagaaactattttctggaagaaatgtTTCCGAAAACTCAGCCcatatttttaaggaataaaGCTCCAATTCTTTAACCTGTCATTCAGGATTTTATATCAGGCTTCTACCTACCTTATTTCCTTTGAGTTCTTCCCCAGCTCCATAGATGGTGAGTGACAGAGCACTACCAAGTCCCAGAATGGTGAGAAACAGCATCATCACTACCATTTCCTATTGAACAGCAACAAACGATAAACAACAAGAGTCACATGGTAGGTGccccaaaagtttttttttttttttttagacggagtctcactctgtcacccaggctagagtgcagtggccagatctcagctcactgcaagctccgcctcccaggttcacgccattctcctgcctcagcctcccgagtagctgggactacaggcacccgccacctcgcccggctagctttttgttttttagtagagacggggtttcaccgggttagccaggatggtctcgatctcctgaccttgtgatccacccgtctcggcctcccaacgtgctgggattacaggcttgagccaccgcgcccggccccaaaagtttattttcttaaagaatctCCTGCTTTCATCTCCCCATCATCTGACCAGTCCTTCTaaagtgacacacacacacacacacacacacacacacacacacacacacacacacacacagacacaggaaaaCCCAGAGATGGTTACTTGTAGTAGATAACTTTAACCCCAAGGAATTTGCCTGGGTTGAGGGGAGCGGGCAGCCAGCATCTCCCTGGACTGTGTGAACTTACAGAACACTATACTATGTAATGGAGGTTACAGAAAAGGATGGTGTTCATGGAACAAGAAAAGAGGGCTTCTTACTTACATTAGGACCCAGAATCTTAGTCTtcccacacaaaaaaatacatacagcGGAAAAGGAAGCCACAAAGCACTTTTCGGTCGAAAAATATTTCTGGCAACTGTGGATGTGGATATAAGCCGAGCTCTTCTTCAGGTTGACGATCAGGATGGTAATTCCTGTTGCCCCAGCTATGCTGCTGGCAGTGTTTGCTCCCAGACTTCCTCTCGCCTGATGATAATAAGGAACACTCAGACCTGGGCCTGCACTTGCTGGCACATTCAATAAACCTATCTTCATTTCAGGGCTGGATGCATTCAGTAAATTCCacattgcttccaaattttggttAAAAAGGGAAGCCCTGAAAATGGCCGCATTGTTTAATGAGCATATATTTCTTTCTCGCTGGACTGCATTCAGGAACCACATGGACATGTCCAGTCTTTCCTCAAATATTCTTCTTAATTGAAaactaattatttatttgatcatGTGAATATACCTACAAGGACAATGCCGGTGTGGGGACACTTTTTTTTAGAGCGAGCATGAAGGCAAACATAAACTTCATTGTATGTTAACTGGTGCAATTTATGTTTCTAATGATTATATCCAACTTCTGTTGCAAAAAGCCCCAGGACACAAAATAGATTGAAACAAAGTCATATATCCACATTCACTATAATATAGGAGACAAAGAATGTTGCCCTTAAGACTCCTCAAACTCCGTTCTTCTTACCATTtcaaagagagacaaagacagaaacaggCAACTCACCAGAGATGTGGCATTTCTCCTTtcagacaaaattgacaaaattccagaaatagaaaactgttcaaaaaggaggaaaaaagagccACAATGAGTTTCTTGTTTTCAATGTGTCCTTTGTAACCCCATCTTCCAAACATAGGTACAATTTGGGGTACTTGATAAAGTTACTTATTAATGTCACCTGTGAACCCAGTATTTccttattcttattttctgtagagTGCTCCTCAAAAGTAAATGTGTATACgaataaggccgggtgtggtggctcatgtctgtaatcccagcactttgggaggccgaggcggggggatcgcctgaggtgaggagtttgagaccagcctgacgaatagggcaaaaccccgtctctactaaaaatacaaaaattagccaggcatggtggcgtgtgcctgtagtcccagctattagggaggctgagacaggagaatcgcttgaacccgggaggtggaggttgcagtaagccaagatcatgccactgcactccagcctgggcaaaaagagtgagactccgtctaaaagaaaaaaaagtgtatatgaATCATGTGAGGgtcttgctaaaatgcagattcctattCATTAGGTCCTGGATGGAGCATGAAATTCTTCATTTACGTGAGACTCCCAGGAGATGCTAACCCTGACAATGCAGGGGTTACTCTTGGAGCAGCAACGTCCAGCAACATCAGGGGCATGAATCTGTGAGACCACCACTCTCATTCTATTGCAATTGTCTATTTATATGTGCATCTTCCATCAGCTCCTCTAGGCAAGAAACATGTGTTTGTGGCATGCATATTTCCAGAGTTTGACATATATCATGTGGATATAGAGTAATTATGAAAATGTACATGATGAtatttttaccaaacatttacatatttgatataaatataaGTCAATAGCACAAATTCAAAGCAATCTCCTAAAGACTCAGATTGTGAGTTTGATGGGTTGAGAGACACTTAATAAGCTGtgtttgaaataaaaagacagtAGAGACAAGTTTCAATTATAACAGAGGTGGAGGTTCAAGGAGAGTCCTGAACAAGTCATCTGAGCACTAAGGATTTAGCAGAATGCAAAGTGAATGTGATATagtttagaattaaaatatattctcatgAATGAAGTTATCGATATAAtgaaaaaaacatgaataatCTCAAAATAACTGTGCAGTGAAGGAAGACAAACAGTAAAGAGAACATACTTATATGAAAAATGCAAGTTAATTTATATTcacagaaagcagatcaatggTTACTTGGGGATGAGAGGAGAAGgagtggagggagg from Piliocolobus tephrosceles isolate RC106 chromosome 13, ASM277652v3, whole genome shotgun sequence encodes:
- the MS4A2 gene encoding high affinity immunoglobulin epsilon receptor subunit beta isoform X1, which produces MDTESNQRANLSLPQEPSSVPAFEVLAVSPQEESSGGLLKSASSPPQHTWLTVLKKEQEFLGVTQILIGMICLCFGTVVCSVLDISHIEGDIFSSFKAGYPFWGAIFFSISGILSILSERRNATSLARGSLGANTASSIAGATGITILIVNLKKSSAYIHIHSCQKYFSTEKCFVASFSAVCIFLCGKTKILGPNEMVVMMLFLTILGLGSALSLTIYGAGEELKGNKVPDDRVYEELNIYSAIYSELEDRGEMSPPTDL
- the MS4A2 gene encoding high affinity immunoglobulin epsilon receptor subunit beta isoform X2 — its product is MDTESNQRANLSLPQEPSSVPAFEVLAVSPQEESSGGLLKSASSPPQHTWLTVLKKEQEFLGVTQILIGMICLCFGTVVCSVLDISHIEGDIFSSFKAGYPFWGAIFFSISGILSILSERRNATSLARGSLGANTASSIAGATGITILIVNLKKSSAYIHIHSCQKYFSTEKCFVASFSAEMVVMMLFLTILGLGSALSLTIYGAGEELKGNKVPDDRVYEELNIYSAIYSELEDRGEMSPPTDL